The following proteins are co-located in the Colletotrichum lupini chromosome 4, complete sequence genome:
- a CDS encoding fungal specific transcription factor domain-containing protein, which translates to MSAAGRRGASSPTGSASGQASKKARTNGRACVTCHQRKVRCDILEKGTPCSKCEANNISDCQIFEKKKTRSSTRVSRSPNVSIQPKTTIAPSSRPTTTPTASNAASPWVPVNVDSRPASAPGNELNAQTHYATEVATRNLADFLDREETGYQDILPSGRLYFIGTEFSNLNYLVRQRSQRPDQNVLHFGSHPLAPRMSSVPPEALELPTKALADKLVQAYFMHINRGIPIVDEEFFMKKYNNTETSEDFARQRPLSLLLLNAILLVGAHVLSNERDELKALKAVFFKRAKALFDCRFEQHRETYLQAAILLTWQCDDLEDVISNSWYWIGIAARTAYGMGMHRDATPSGLNVMDKRLWRRLWWTLYQYDVLVSMAHGRPQAISLDDSDVPLIEECHLEDTPEAEASFIVQHTQLCIIFAKVMKKRVALRCKEGEKAEATRKADIALAELVTNLPERLQLSSGDPDIWQSMFHITYNNFLILLHRPPPRTVSGPSSVEASNDLTICSDAAATIASIFESLRKREMLAGLWLPSLHMLFTALVHTASQMHSSNPIVAAKSKRHTESMIQTLHAMKSQWLYAQSLLNLFEPKRPRSCDLDQQSTRFDGASDRVANFGEQNPSRISLPTDILRHNDHTIVGSSASVGNGVPGRPLVSGPAYGSQHIDAAPGHSLARDPVEQYAAAVVGNMSQDGQPYGTGFVGDDMSLTDADTMDMLQLPSALEFLLAGAGNSFDF; encoded by the exons ATGTCGGCCGCAGGGCGTAGAGGCGCATCTTCTCCGACAGGATCGGCGTCTGGCCAGGCGTCGAAGAAAGCGAGAACCA ATGGCAGGGCCTGCGTGACGTGTCACCAACGGAAAGTGCGTTGCGACATCCTCGAAAAGGGCACGCCATGCTCCAAATGCGAAGCAAACAACATTTCCGACTGTCAGATCtttgagaagaagaagactaGGTCCTCGACAAGGGTATCTCGGAGCCCCAATGTCTCTATTCAGCCAAAGACAACAATAGCACCGAGCTCTAGACCCACAACCACGCCAACAGCATCGAATGCCGCCAGTCCGTGGGTACCAGTCAACGTCGACTCGCGGCCAGCATCGGCTCCAGGAAACGAGCTCAATGCTCAGACCCATTACGCTACTGAGGTCGCAACGCGAAATTTGGCTGATTTTCTTGACCGGGAAGAGACAGGATATCAAGATATTCTACCAAGCGGTAGACTTTACTTCATCGGAACCGAGTTCTCGAACTTGAACTACCTCGTTCGGCAGCGGTCTCAACGGCCCGATCAGAATGTCCTACATTTCGGGAGTCACCCTCTTGCCCCGAGGATGTCTTCAGTGCCGCCCGAAGCCTTGGAACTACCCACCAAGGCCTTGGCTGATAAACTTGTTCAGGCTTACTTTATGCACATCAACCGTGGCATTCCCATTGTCGACGAAGAGTTCTTCATGAAGAAGTACAACAATACAGAGACCAGCGAGGATTTCGCTAGGCAACGGCCGTTATCTTTACTTTTGCTAAATGCTATCCTACTCGTCGGGGCGCACGTCTTGTCCAACGAGCGTGATGAGCTCAAGGCGTTAAAGGCGGTCTTCTTCAAGCGAGCGAAAGCTTTGTTTGACTGTCGTTTCGAGCAACATCGTGAAACGTACCTACAAGCTGCTATCCTTCTGACTTGGCAATGCGACGACCTTGAGGATGTCATCTCAAATTCATGGTATTGGATCGGTATTGCTGCTCGAACGGCGTACGGTATGGGCATGCATCGGGATGCTACACCATCAGGCCTTAACGTCATGGATAAGCGCCTATGGCGGAGGCTATGGTGGACTTTGTATCAATATGACGTTTTGGTTTCTATGGCTCATGGTAGACCTCAAGCCAT AAGCCTTGACGATTCCGATGTGCCACTCATCGAAGAGTGTCATCTAGAAGATACACCGGAAGCCGAAGCGTCTTTCATAGTTCAGCATACACAACTGTGCATCATTTTCGCAAAGGTTATGAAAAAGCGAGTTGCTCTACGTTGCAAAGAAGGAGAAAAGGCTGAGGCGACAAGGAAAGCTGATATTGCGCTCGCTGAGTTGGTCACCAATCTGCCCGAACGACTCCAGCTATCCTCAGGGGATCCAGACATTTGGCAGTCAATGTTCCACATCACATACAACAACTTTCTCATCCTCCTTCATCGGCCGCCTCCTCGGACAGTATCGGGACCCTCTTCAGTAGAAGCAAGCAACGATCTGACCATATGTTCTGACGCAGCGGCTACAATCGCCTCCATCTTTGAGTCTTTGCGGAAGAGAGAGATGCTGGCCGGCTTGTGGCTTCCAAGCCTTCACATGCTCTTCACAGCTCTGGTTCACACAGCAAGCCAGATGCACTCTAGCAATCCAATCGTCGCAGCCAAGTCAAAGCGCCATACTGAATCCATGATACAGACATTGCATGCAATGAAATCCCAGTGGTTATACGCGCAAAGTCTGCTGAATCTATTCGAGCCGAAACGACCAAGGAGTTGCGATCTTGACCAGCAATCCACCCGATTTGATGGCGCGAGCGATCGAGTGGCTAATTTTGGAGAGCAGAATCCTTCCAGGATCTCTCTTCCGACCGACATTCTCAGACATAACGATCACACCATCGTCGGATCGTCAGCATCCGTGGGAAATGGTGTTCCAGGGCGGCCTCTAGTTTCTGGCCCAGCTTATGGCTCACAGCATATAGACGCGGCACCAGGGCATAGTTTAGCTAGAGATCCGGTGGAGCAGTACGCGGCAGCTGTAGTTGGTAATATGTCCCAAGACGGCCAGCCTTATGGCACTGGCTTCGTAGGAGACGATATGAGCCTCACTGATGCCGATACTATGGATATGCTGCAGCTTCCGTCGGCTCTGGAGTTCCTATTGGCAGGCGCCGGGAACAGCTTTGACTTCTGA
- a CDS encoding major facilitator superfamily transporter, translating into MDARPFEYANEEDGDRKQESTMARDVELSGDTSDGSSLKDRTEDLLNATTLSPLRKLHIVVAGFTCTFNGNLGSSMPSGALDAISEQFGVTDRVHLILLNSLFMCGYVLGPLLFGPLSEYIGRRPVLIGTYCGYIIFMLACSGAPTYPVLLLFRLLCGINAAAPTTVIGGLYADILDNPAVRGNAMALYMTVTTVGPLIGPIVSGFSSPMSWRWPFWIAGILGVCGLPLVLTLPETYAPVLHNNAVKRQLKRNKGAVDGKQQQQQQLQLQPFNVRKIFLRPMKLLFTEPILMATSAYLTMAYSVFYLLFQAYPVIFKDFYGMSPGMAGLAFLPVVLGVFFALAIFYAWTHYHDKRFKAGVEWALKPINRRLPLACIAAPQMVIALFWLGWTVWPSTSPVLPMFSGVLFGCGFNLLFMGMINYLTDVFRQYSASAHAAASMTRSIGAITLPLAAGKMYGNLGVHWAPSVLGFIALAMGVIPFIFIRFGDSLARSSKTAREAFAIGN; encoded by the exons ATGGATGCACGTCCGTTCGAATACGCAAACGAAGAAGATGGAGACCGGAAACAAGAATCCACCATGGCACGGGATGTTGAGTTGAGCGGCGACACTTCCGATGGCTCATCTCTGAAGGACAGAACGGAGGATTTGCTGAACGCTACGACGTTATCGCCT CTGCGCAAACTGCACATTGTTGTAGCGGGCTTTACCTGCACTTTCAATGGCAACCTCGGGTCATCCATGCCTTCAGGCGCACTTGACGCCATTAGCGAGCAATTCGGAGTTACCGACCGCGTCCATCTGATTCTTCTCAACTCGCTATTTATGTGCGGGTACGTGCTTGGGCCTCTGCTATTTGGGCCCTTGAGCGAGTACATCGGCAGACGACCGGTGCTGATCGGGACATACTGCGGATACATCATCTTCATGCTGGCCTGTTCTGGAGCACCAACCTACCCGGTGCTGTTACTTTTCCGTCTTCTTTGTGGCATCAACGCGGCAGCGCCAACAACGGTCATCGGTGGACTCTACGCCGACATCCTCGATAATCCCGCGGTTCGAGGAAACGCCATGGCACTTTACATGACAGTCACAACTGTCGGCCCACTCATCGGGCCCATTGTTTCGGGCTTCTCTTCTCCGATGTCCTGGCGATGGCCCTTCTGGATCGCCGGCATCCTTGGAGTATGCGGATTGCCTCTCGTTCTTACTCTGCCGGAGACATACGCGCCTGTTCTCCACAACAACGCAGTTAAGAGGCAGCTGAAACGAAACAAGGGTGCGGTTGATGGcaaacagcaacagcaacagcaactgCAGTTACAGCCTTTCAACGTACGAAAGATCTTCCTCCGGCCCATGAAGCTCCTCTTCACCGAGCCAATCCTTATGGCGACATCTGCGTATCTGACGATGGCATACTCTGTATTTTACCTGTTATTTCAGGCCTATCCAGTGATCTTCAAAGACTTCTACGGCATGTCTCCCGGGATGGCCGGACTCGCGTTCCTACCTG TTGTTCTTGGGGTGTTCTTTGCCCTTGCCATCTTCTACGCATGGACACATTATCACGATAAGCGATTCAAAGCCGGGGTGGAGTGGGCCTTGAAGCCTATTAATCGCAGACTACCTCTTGCATGTATTGCCGCTCCTCA AATGGTCATCGCTCTGTTCTGGCTTGGCTGGACCGTGTGGCCATCCACATCCCCTGTCTTGCCTATGTTTAGCGGTGTGCTTTTTGGCTGTGGATTCAATCTGCTCTTCATGGGCATGATCAACTACCTCACAGACGTTTTCCGGCAATATTCTGCTTCAGCACATGCAGCAGCCAGCATGACGCGCTCAATCGGAGCTATCACCCTGCCTCTGGCGGCAGGCAAGATGTATGGCAACCTTGGAGTTCATTGGGCTCCATCAGTTCTGGGCTTTATTGCCTTAGCCATGGGAGTAATCCCATTCATTTTTATCAGATTCGGCGATAGCCTCGCTCGGAGTAGCAAGACAGCACGAGAGGCGTTTGCCATTGGAAACTGA